The Opitutales bacterium ASA1 genome window below encodes:
- the dtd gene encoding D-aminoacyl-tRNA deacylase, with the protein MKAVLQRVSRARVVVRERVVGEIALGFLVLLGVHVDDTTEDADWIAMRIPKLRLFDDADGQMNLSVFDVGGEALVVSQFTLLGTTKKGTRPSYHEAARPEQAIPLYERVVAALATALGRPVATGEFGAEMQVELINDGPVTLLLDSKRRE; encoded by the coding sequence ATGAAGGCCGTCCTCCAACGCGTCTCCCGCGCACGGGTCGTCGTCCGCGAACGCGTGGTCGGCGAGATCGCGCTCGGCTTCCTCGTCCTGCTCGGCGTGCACGTCGACGACACGACCGAAGACGCCGACTGGATCGCCATGCGCATCCCGAAGCTGCGCCTCTTCGACGACGCCGATGGCCAGATGAACCTCTCGGTGTTCGATGTCGGCGGCGAGGCTCTGGTGGTTAGTCAATTCACTCTCCTCGGCACGACGAAGAAGGGCACCCGCCCCTCCTACCACGAAGCCGCACGACCCGAGCAGGCGATTCCCCTCTACGAACGCGTCGTCGCCGCCCTCGCGACCGCGCTCGGTCGACCGGTCGCGACAGGCGAGTTCGGTGCCGAGATGCAGGTGGAACTGATCAACGACGGCCCCGTCACCCTCCTGCTCGACAGCAAACGCCGCGAGTAA
- a CDS encoding glutamine--tRNA ligase/YqeY domain fusion protein, which yields MSENSPSSSGASAPSDFIRDIVAAHVAEGRYPQIVTRFPPEPNGYLHIGHAKSICLNFGIARENGGRCNLRMDDTNPTKEDVEYVESIIRDVRWLVDGWADHCLAFKKHGVPPEARETDGKTDFFMPPVQPVPADASGLEPFFASDYFDQIHAYAVRLIETGRAYVCDLSPEDTEKYRGSPDRPGTESPFRTRSTAENLDLFARMRAGEFPNGTRTLRAKIDMASPNIWLRDPVLYRIKHAAHHQTGDAWCIYPMYDFAHCLSDYIEGITHSICTLEFEVHRPLYDWILASLDLPRPLPHQYEFAKLIPSHMIVSKRKLIHLVNEKIVAGWDDPRLPTISGIRRRGVPAPALRRFAVGVGVTKFNSLTDIAVYEHVVRDELNAVAARRLAVLDPIKLVLTNIPEGELIEVDATNDPQNETPTTRRVPFGREVYIERDDFAEIPPPKFFRLKPGGEVRLKYACIVKCDEVVKDATGAVVEIRCTADLDSRAGGPNSGRKVKGTIHWVSAPHAVDAEVRLYDRLFTAAEPDADGDFTKHLNPDSLKIVHAKLEPTLASARPGERFQFERLGYFTLDSEDATVGRPVFNRTITLKDTWAKA from the coding sequence ATGAGCGAAAACAGTCCCTCCTCCAGCGGCGCCTCAGCGCCCAGCGATTTCATCCGCGACATCGTCGCGGCCCATGTCGCCGAGGGACGTTACCCGCAAATCGTCACCCGCTTTCCGCCCGAGCCCAACGGCTACCTCCACATCGGCCACGCCAAGTCCATCTGCCTCAACTTCGGCATCGCCCGCGAGAACGGCGGCCGTTGCAACCTGCGGATGGACGACACCAACCCCACCAAGGAGGACGTCGAATACGTCGAGTCCATCATCCGCGACGTCCGCTGGCTCGTCGACGGCTGGGCCGACCATTGCCTCGCCTTCAAGAAACACGGCGTGCCGCCTGAAGCACGAGAGACCGACGGCAAGACCGACTTCTTCATGCCGCCCGTGCAGCCCGTCCCGGCCGACGCCTCCGGACTCGAGCCCTTCTTCGCCAGCGACTACTTCGACCAGATTCACGCCTACGCCGTGCGCCTGATCGAGACGGGCCGCGCCTACGTCTGCGACCTCTCGCCCGAAGACACCGAAAAGTACCGCGGATCGCCCGACCGCCCCGGCACGGAAAGCCCGTTTCGCACCCGCTCCACTGCGGAAAACCTCGATCTCTTCGCCCGCATGCGTGCCGGCGAGTTTCCCAACGGCACCCGCACGCTTCGCGCCAAGATCGACATGGCCTCGCCCAACATCTGGTTGCGCGACCCCGTGCTCTACCGCATCAAGCACGCCGCCCACCACCAGACCGGCGACGCGTGGTGCATCTACCCGATGTACGACTTCGCCCACTGCCTCAGCGACTACATCGAAGGCATCACGCACAGCATCTGCACGCTCGAGTTCGAAGTGCACCGCCCGCTCTACGACTGGATCCTCGCCAGCCTCGATCTGCCGCGCCCGCTGCCGCACCAATACGAATTCGCGAAACTCATCCCCAGCCACATGATCGTTTCCAAGCGGAAGCTGATCCACCTGGTGAACGAGAAGATCGTCGCCGGCTGGGACGATCCCCGCCTGCCCACGATCAGCGGCATCCGCCGCCGCGGCGTACCCGCTCCGGCACTACGACGCTTCGCCGTCGGCGTCGGCGTCACGAAGTTCAACAGCCTCACCGACATCGCCGTCTACGAACACGTGGTGCGCGACGAGCTCAACGCCGTCGCCGCCCGCCGGCTCGCCGTGCTCGATCCGATCAAGCTCGTCCTCACCAACATCCCCGAAGGCGAATTGATCGAGGTCGACGCCACCAACGATCCGCAGAACGAAACGCCCACCACGCGCAGGGTGCCCTTCGGCCGCGAAGTCTACATCGAGCGCGACGACTTCGCGGAGATCCCGCCCCCGAAGTTCTTCCGCCTCAAGCCGGGCGGCGAGGTCCGTCTCAAGTACGCCTGCATCGTCAAGTGCGACGAGGTCGTGAAGGACGCCACGGGTGCCGTGGTCGAGATCCGCTGCACCGCCGACCTCGACTCCCGCGCCGGCGGCCCGAACTCGGGTCGGAAGGTCAAGGGCACGATCCACTGGGTCAGCGCACCCCATGCCGTCGATGCCGAAGTACGCCTCTACGATCGCCTCTTCACCGCCGCCGAACCCGACGCAGACGGAGATTTCACGAAGCACCTCAACCCGGACTCGTTGAAGATCGTCCACGCGAAACTCGAGCCGACGCTCGCAAGCGCGCGACCGGGCGAGCGCTTCCAGTTCGAACGCCTCGGCTACTTCACGCTCGACTCCGAAGACGCCACGGTCGGACGCCCCGTCTTCAACCGCACGATCACGCTCAAGGACACTTGGGCGAAAGCCTGA
- a CDS encoding DUF6165 family protein has protein sequence MSEILVPVSFGELLDKISILEIKSAHIRDAAKLANVSRELDALRTTWAADSASKVDVSALYAALKQVNERLWVIEDDIRMKEKAQAFDAEFVRLARSVYFENDERARLKRELNVALGSKFVEEKSYQDYRSDTGAPGPSASAT, from the coding sequence ATGTCCGAGATCCTCGTGCCCGTTTCGTTCGGCGAACTGCTCGACAAGATTTCCATCCTCGAGATCAAGAGCGCGCACATCCGCGACGCCGCCAAACTCGCCAACGTGTCGCGAGAGCTCGACGCGCTCCGCACGACATGGGCCGCCGATTCCGCATCGAAGGTCGACGTCTCCGCTCTCTACGCCGCTCTCAAGCAGGTGAACGAACGCCTCTGGGTGATCGAGGACGACATCCGCATGAAGGAGAAGGCGCAGGCCTTCGACGCGGAGTTCGTCCGGCTCGCCCGCAGCGTCTACTTCGAGAACGACGAACGCGCCCGCCTCAAGCGCGAGCTCAACGTCGCCCTCGGCTCGAAGTTCGTCGAAGAAAAATCCTACCAGGACTACCGTTCCGATACCGGGGCGCCCGGTCCTTCCGCGTCCGCCACGTAA
- a CDS encoding glycosyltransferase family 9 protein, producing MTASAPSSICIFRLSALGDVTHVVPVVRRLRAAWPRVPITWIVGKVEHKLVGDLPDVEFIPFDKRAGWSGIRALRAALGGRKFGVLLHMQLSLRANFLAALVRAERRIGYDRERSKELHGLVVEERIRHRPRQHVLDALGSFVEPLGLEPGEPRWDIPIPDDAEAFAQEHLPGDQRTLVISPCSSRRWRNWSAERYAAVADHAVQRHGFRVLLCGGRSALEQETGEAIIRAMRTPVTNLIGKDTFKQMLAVLRRASVVLSPDTGPMHCANAVGTTVVGVHAATASWRSGPYSDRRYCVDRFEEAAMRFKGRLPADLRWGERVELPGAMDLVTVDDVVAAFDRYVADAEGPGAPVSER from the coding sequence GTGACTGCGTCCGCTCCGTCTTCCATCTGCATCTTCCGGCTCTCCGCGCTGGGCGACGTCACGCACGTCGTTCCCGTCGTGCGGCGATTGCGGGCGGCATGGCCACGGGTGCCGATCACGTGGATCGTCGGCAAGGTCGAGCACAAGCTGGTCGGGGATCTGCCGGACGTGGAGTTCATCCCCTTCGACAAACGGGCCGGATGGTCGGGGATCCGGGCGCTGCGCGCCGCGTTGGGTGGAAGGAAGTTCGGCGTGCTTCTGCACATGCAGCTCTCGTTGCGCGCCAACTTCCTCGCCGCCCTCGTACGGGCGGAACGTCGCATCGGTTACGATCGCGAGCGGAGCAAGGAGTTGCACGGACTCGTCGTGGAGGAACGGATACGCCATCGCCCGCGCCAGCACGTGCTCGATGCGTTGGGCAGTTTCGTGGAACCGCTCGGGCTCGAGCCCGGAGAACCGCGCTGGGACATCCCGATTCCCGACGATGCCGAGGCCTTCGCGCAGGAGCATCTGCCGGGCGACCAGCGCACGCTCGTGATCAGTCCGTGTTCGAGTCGACGGTGGCGCAATTGGAGTGCCGAGCGTTATGCGGCGGTCGCGGACCATGCCGTGCAGAGGCACGGGTTTAGGGTCTTGCTCTGTGGCGGGCGTTCGGCGCTGGAACAGGAAACCGGTGAAGCGATCATCCGTGCCATGCGGACTCCGGTGACGAACCTGATAGGCAAGGACACGTTCAAGCAGATGCTTGCCGTGCTCCGTCGCGCCTCGGTGGTGCTCTCTCCCGACACGGGGCCGATGCACTGTGCCAATGCCGTGGGCACGACGGTAGTGGGAGTTCACGCGGCCACGGCGTCCTGGCGGAGTGGACCTTATTCGGACCGTCGCTATTGCGTAGACCGTTTCGAGGAGGCTGCGATGCGCTTCAAGGGGCGTCTTCCCGCGGATCTGCGTTGGGGCGAACGGGTCGAACTGCCCGGAGCGATGGACCTCGTGACCGTCGACGACGTGGTCGCGGCCTTCGACCGTTACGTGGCGGACGCGGAAGGACCGGGCGCCCCGGTATCGGAACGGTAG
- a CDS encoding sigma-70 family RNA polymerase sigma factor, whose translation MDALVLLSGLFGALGLSRVPFSACAATDSHIEPAAEGGTVDRDEDHLCMARLAAGETSALRLIFDRWKLPLLSYFYRALASRADAEDLALQTFERVYRAASRYRPEARFSTWLFSVARRELLRELRRRRRKPVDPVAPEDLEGVDGRGSSACPGEVAELEEALLVALQSLPERQRSVLLLTASGDHSRSEIAEMLSISVGNLDVVLHRARQALRAVFRKET comes from the coding sequence ATGGACGCACTCGTCCTTCTTTCCGGCCTGTTCGGTGCTCTCGGTCTCTCGAGAGTACCGTTCTCCGCGTGCGCGGCCACGGATTCGCACATCGAGCCCGCGGCCGAGGGCGGCACGGTGGATCGGGACGAAGATCATCTCTGCATGGCCCGTCTTGCCGCAGGGGAGACGTCCGCACTTCGCTTGATCTTCGATCGCTGGAAGCTGCCGTTGTTGAGCTACTTTTATCGCGCGCTCGCTTCTCGTGCGGACGCCGAGGATCTCGCTTTGCAGACGTTCGAACGCGTGTATCGAGCGGCGTCGCGTTACCGACCGGAGGCGCGTTTCTCGACATGGCTCTTTTCGGTCGCGCGACGCGAGTTGCTGCGCGAGCTTCGTCGCCGTCGTCGCAAACCCGTGGATCCCGTAGCGCCCGAGGATCTGGAAGGGGTCGATGGTCGGGGGTCATCCGCTTGCCCCGGCGAAGTGGCCGAACTGGAGGAAGCGTTGCTCGTCGCTCTGCAATCCTTGCCGGAGAGGCAACGCAGCGTGCTGCTTCTCACCGCATCCGGTGACCACTCCCGGAGCGAAATCGCCGAGATGCTGAGTATCTCGGTCGGCAATCTCGATGTGGTCCTCCATCGCGCACGCCAAGCGCTGCGCGCAGTCTTTCGAAAGGAAACATGA
- a CDS encoding class I SAM-dependent methyltransferase has product MDAAFWDNRYAGDAFVYGTEPNAFLIEQAHRIPAGGRVLCMAEGEGRNAVHLAALGHEVTALDQSGVALAKARRFAASRGVTVSTLVADLAVYDFAPTGWAAIVAIWAHLPHGLRRVVHGRCVDALAPGGVVLLEAYTPDQLRYDTGGPRNLDALMTLAALREEFAGLEFEVGREIERDVREGSGHTGRSAVVQVAARKPLR; this is encoded by the coding sequence ATGGACGCCGCCTTTTGGGACAACCGCTACGCCGGAGACGCGTTCGTCTACGGCACCGAGCCGAACGCTTTTCTGATCGAGCAGGCGCATCGAATTCCCGCCGGAGGACGCGTGCTCTGCATGGCCGAAGGCGAGGGTCGCAACGCCGTCCATCTCGCGGCGCTCGGACACGAGGTCACTGCGCTGGACCAGAGTGGCGTCGCGCTCGCCAAGGCGCGCCGTTTCGCCGCGTCGCGCGGCGTCACGGTCTCCACTCTCGTCGCCGATCTCGCCGTCTACGATTTCGCGCCGACAGGCTGGGCCGCGATCGTCGCGATCTGGGCGCACCTGCCGCACGGCCTGCGTCGCGTCGTCCACGGACGTTGCGTGGACGCGCTCGCCCCCGGCGGCGTCGTCCTCCTCGAGGCCTACACTCCCGATCAATTGCGTTACGATACCGGTGGCCCACGCAATCTCGACGCCCTGATGACGCTCGCCGCCTTGCGCGAAGAGTTCGCCGGTCTGGAGTTCGAGGTCGGCCGCGAGATCGAGCGCGACGTGCGCGAGGGTTCCGGCCACACCGGGCGCAGCGCGGTCGTCCAAGTCGCGGCCCGCAAGCCGTTGCGCTGA
- a CDS encoding site-2 protease family protein → MVSASGCAQAGGAHALLPSCTIMSWSFKILRVAGIDVRIHVTFLLFLLWIGWSHYTFGGVEQAYSGVGLMLALFGCVLLHEFGHAFAARRYGIHTPDITMLPIGGLARLERMPEKPGQELVVALAGPAVNVVIAGVAILIFDCRFDLRALTALDQPEVSFGDKIASVNVMLVLFNLLPAFPMDGGRVLRALLAMATSHATATQIAARVGQALALVFGFLGLFGNPMLLFIALFVFLGASQENTMAQMKDLSGNLRVSDAMVTQLVTLDERATLDDAVEALLRTAQHEFPVVDTSGRVLGILTRDGMIAALKRHGAHTPVAAVMHRNLPVIDEHAPFKLAFEMMHTCGCPAIPVLDRWGRLAGLITPENIGELMMLRGLKRSDELAVWRARRAMPPPLPRV, encoded by the coding sequence ATGGTGTCGGCGTCTGGTTGCGCGCAGGCCGGCGGTGCGCATGCTCTGCTGCCGTCCTGCACCATCATGAGTTGGTCCTTCAAGATTCTGCGCGTCGCCGGTATCGACGTCCGCATCCACGTCACGTTTCTGCTGTTCCTACTGTGGATCGGCTGGAGTCACTACACGTTCGGCGGGGTGGAGCAGGCGTATTCGGGCGTCGGGCTGATGCTGGCGCTCTTCGGATGCGTGTTGTTGCACGAGTTCGGACACGCCTTCGCTGCGCGCCGGTACGGTATCCACACTCCGGATATCACGATGCTGCCGATCGGAGGTCTGGCCCGGCTGGAGCGTATGCCGGAGAAGCCGGGTCAAGAACTCGTCGTGGCTCTGGCGGGGCCGGCGGTGAACGTGGTCATCGCGGGCGTGGCGATCCTGATCTTCGACTGTCGCTTCGATCTGCGTGCGCTCACGGCGTTGGACCAGCCCGAGGTCTCGTTCGGCGACAAGATCGCGTCGGTTAACGTGATGCTGGTGCTGTTCAACCTCCTGCCGGCGTTTCCGATGGACGGTGGTCGGGTGTTGCGGGCGTTGTTGGCGATGGCGACGAGTCACGCGACGGCGACGCAGATCGCGGCGCGAGTCGGGCAGGCGTTGGCCCTCGTATTCGGTTTCTTGGGATTGTTCGGCAATCCCATGCTGCTGTTCATCGCCCTCTTCGTGTTCCTCGGGGCGTCGCAGGAAAACACGATGGCGCAGATGAAGGACCTTTCCGGCAATCTCAGGGTGTCGGATGCGATGGTGACGCAACTGGTCACGCTCGACGAACGCGCGACGCTGGACGACGCGGTCGAGGCGCTCTTGCGCACGGCGCAACACGAGTTTCCCGTGGTGGATACGTCGGGTCGCGTGCTGGGGATTTTGACACGCGATGGAATGATCGCCGCCCTCAAGCGCCACGGTGCGCACACGCCGGTAGCGGCCGTCATGCACCGCAACCTTCCGGTCATCGACGAGCATGCGCCCTTCAAGTTGGCGTTCGAGATGATGCACACTTGCGGTTGCCCGGCCATCCCCGTGCTCGACCGGTGGGGACGTCTCGCGGGTCTCATCACACCGGAAAACATCGGTGAGCTGATGATGCTGCGCGGGCTCAAGCGCTCGGACGAACTCGCCGTGTGGCGCGCGCGTCGAGCGATGCCGCCACCGCTACCGCGGGTCTGA
- the pelB_4 gene encoding exopolygalacturonase PelB, whose protein sequence is MWLARSDRFLNLPPLFHPALLPSMRTLRRHHLALLACTLGTLVAGCTPPAPSTNVAAVDAGAPSASADQPGWEMVDAILARIQAPTFPDRVVSIVDHGAIADGTTPATAAIRAAIQACHAAGGGRVLVPAGDFLTGPVRLLSNVELHLVEDATLRFSTNPADYLPAVLTRWEGLELYNYSPLIYAHEAENIAVTGKGTLDGQGEPWWPWKGRWKNRQDWANHPQQQREARDRLIAQARDGVPVDQRVYGEGDFLRPNLFAPHSSRNVLIEGVTVRNSPMWHLNPVLCTNVIVRGVTIVGHGPNNDGCNPESCTDVLIEDCFFDTGDDCIAIKSGRNEDGRRIGVPSSNIIIRNCTMKDGHGGVVIGSEISGGCRNVFVENCTMDSPNLDRALRLKTNSYRGGTIENVFMRNVRIGQVRQAVVLCDFFYEEGAGGGHDPVVRNIVIENVTAGKSMHPLFLRGYESSPITDVVVRNSRFEGVSHPSVISHVKGLVFDNVFQNTGSKTDEWGNPLP, encoded by the coding sequence TTGTGGTTGGCCCGCTCGGATCGCTTTCTCAATCTTCCGCCTCTCTTCCACCCCGCACTCCTCCCCTCGATGCGAACACTCCGCCGCCATCACCTCGCCCTCCTCGCCTGTACGCTCGGCACGCTCGTCGCCGGTTGCACACCGCCCGCCCCCTCGACGAACGTCGCGGCGGTCGATGCCGGCGCACCCTCCGCGTCCGCCGACCAACCCGGCTGGGAAATGGTCGACGCCATCCTCGCCCGCATTCAGGCACCGACTTTCCCGGACCGCGTCGTCTCCATCGTCGACCACGGCGCGATCGCCGACGGGACCACGCCCGCCACGGCTGCGATTCGCGCGGCCATCCAAGCGTGTCACGCAGCCGGGGGTGGCCGCGTCCTCGTTCCGGCCGGAGACTTCCTCACCGGCCCCGTCCGCCTCCTGAGCAACGTCGAGCTCCACCTCGTCGAAGACGCGACGCTGCGCTTCAGTACCAACCCCGCCGACTACCTTCCGGCCGTACTGACGCGTTGGGAAGGACTCGAACTCTACAACTACTCTCCCCTGATCTACGCCCACGAGGCCGAGAACATCGCCGTGACCGGCAAAGGCACACTCGATGGCCAAGGTGAACCTTGGTGGCCGTGGAAAGGTCGTTGGAAAAACCGCCAAGATTGGGCCAATCATCCCCAGCAACAGCGCGAGGCTCGCGACCGTCTCATCGCCCAAGCTCGCGACGGCGTCCCCGTCGACCAGCGCGTGTACGGCGAAGGCGACTTCCTGCGCCCCAATCTCTTCGCTCCCCACAGCTCGCGCAATGTCCTCATCGAAGGCGTCACCGTCCGCAACTCGCCCATGTGGCACCTAAACCCCGTCCTCTGCACCAACGTGATCGTCCGCGGCGTCACGATCGTCGGCCACGGCCCCAACAACGACGGCTGCAACCCCGAGTCCTGTACCGATGTCCTGATCGAAGACTGCTTCTTCGACACCGGCGACGACTGCATCGCGATCAAGTCCGGTCGCAACGAAGACGGACGCCGCATCGGAGTCCCGTCCTCCAACATCATCATTCGCAATTGCACGATGAAGGACGGCCACGGCGGCGTCGTCATTGGCAGCGAGATCTCCGGCGGTTGCCGCAACGTGTTCGTGGAGAACTGCACGATGGACAGCCCCAACCTCGACCGCGCCCTCCGCCTCAAGACCAACTCCTACCGCGGCGGCACGATCGAAAACGTGTTCATGCGCAACGTGCGCATCGGCCAAGTCCGCCAAGCCGTCGTGCTCTGCGACTTCTTCTACGAGGAAGGCGCCGGCGGTGGACACGACCCCGTGGTCCGCAACATCGTGATCGAAAACGTCACCGCAGGTAAGTCCATGCACCCGCTCTTCCTGCGCGGATACGAGTCCTCGCCCATCACCGACGTCGTCGTCCGCAACAGCCGCTTCGAGGGCGTCTCGCACCCCTCCGTGATCAGCCACGTGAAGGGACTCGTCTTCGACAACGTCTTTCAGAACACCGGCTCGAAGACGGACGAATGGGGCAATCCCTTGCCCTGA